One Argentina anserina chromosome 6, drPotAnse1.1, whole genome shotgun sequence genomic window, tacgtatttaataattatacgtacagaaatacgtatataatatttatacgtacagaaatacgtatatagtatttatacgtacagaaatacgtatatagtacttatacgtacagaaatacgtattaattgagtattgaacagtaaccgtgaatagtgaacagtgaacagtaacttcgtataaaccaaaattgctgaacagtaaccgtttattactgttttggcatttaaaggtttaacgaaacgattctaaactcctttcttatcttttcaaggtgatctattaGCGAGGGAAggaaattatcttcggaaattgtgggattcacgctcaagtcaataaggtgagtaaaatctcactgaattacgaatctaccctcgtggtgattcaacatttttgcaagtgtgtttacttaatgaattacaacatgtatataacttagtggactacgtatatatagtataatggtaataaatacatatatatatatatagttcattaaattacatactgttattaattcattaaaaatagtcattttggtgacagaaaaaaattgtgcatgtgtgattttaatagtacgatatgatgtgagattatcgtacgtaatttttcaggtgtttatgaaatatgacatgtatattatatagtggactatgtatatattgtataaatggtaaataaatacgaatatatatagtttgctatataatatactgttatgatttttattgtggatatattgtgaaagttttaaaacgtacaatatgatgagtgattattgtacatgattttatcacggaaaatgtgaaatattgtgatttgtcttcggacgtgatgtgtggtacaatatgatgtgagattattgtacatgtgattttatcacggaaaatgtgaaatattgtgatttgtcttcggacgtgatgtgtggtacaatatgatgtgagattattgtacatgtgaggcaagtcggaacctagcctttggccgggcgaaagttacgatacagttagagctctagtctgtctgccatagtactgcatgggaggtaacaggtggttatctgctcatgggtactcagcttgttttggatgttgggtggcgggtggttacccaacatcagcggtatactaagtgaggggtaacagatgtgtaccagcgctcattagttaccattttgtgaaagtattagagtaaccagatgggttgctcgttttctcatgattttcattatactgtgttgatgtggagttgtgtcttttatgagacgagagttattttaatattttactcatacgagctgtaaagcttaccgggtttgtgttgcaatcccggtgcaccaatttcaatggtgtaggggatacttccgcaggtgctgagtagtggtgattgagtgacgactccgaagactcgaagtcgatcgcatccagtcgtggtgaggttccagcgtggattgtgtgtgagatttggtgtgattttatttgtgaggttgttgtgaggattatacaattccatttgttatatgttgaattatcatttgggtttgtaataatcggcttgactgagttatattttaaactcagatgtgatccgctgcgacattaaaatgatttcgatttcattgagattattttgtgtttaacgattttaagattttgagtttttaagctcgaaattttagggtcgttacatatACATCAgctttacccttttgttctaGATTGGTCTGTTATGATGCCCGTATTATAGCTTATCTCTCTTTCTGaggaatttgtctttctttATTGAAAAGTATACCTTAAGTGTTAATGTTTCGAATTTGAAACTAATGTATGTTATTACCGtaacaataatttttttctagtGGCGGAGGATCAACTGCAGTTTCTCCAGTTTGTGATGGTTATGTTCTCCAAAAGGTATCTCATGGTTCCATCCAACACACATGACTTAATGTATCTGTTGaaatcccttttttttttcctgagaATGAGGTATACTGATGTTGATGAGGGTGGAATTAAAAATATCCACATTGAAATGATTAGTTTTGACTTTCATGTTATCTTCCTTTTGATCTGAATGTCTTGAGATTGACAAAAAGACcaaataaatttaattaaaactaTGTCCAAATACATTGGCCAACCTGCTGCTGAAAGTGGATCATgacataaaaaattaattggtTGTTGCTTTGTTTTTGTACGCCAACCTCAGGTTTTGAcacttgttttcttttcacaGTTTGTGTCATCTGTTCCTATTGGAGGAGAATTTCTTTCTGATTGTTTGATGAAAAGTTTGGAAAGTAAAGGAATGACAGTGAGTGATTACCtatatattgtttttaaaGAGAATCATTTGCTTGAAGTTGCATGGTTTTTTGTTCTGATTGTGGTATTTATTTCGTAGATCAAACCCAGATACTCTTTCAAGAGGAAGGAAACACGACCTGGAGAGTTTCAGGTACTTTTTCAGTTCATTAATTATCAGCAGTTCAAATTTAGTAGCTAGGTTGTCAGAAATTTTTGAGTTGTAACTTGTTTCATCTCAACTATGTATGTACAGTGGTTGCAGGAAAGTCTAAATTGTATTAAAATATTTAGTTGCAGGGGTAAAGGCATTTGAATTTCTAATAATAGTTACAAGACAGTGTAATGGAGTTTTACGGACAAATAAATCTTACATGGAAGTATAAAGAACTAGGTGATGGTTAGAAGTATACAAAGGACTAACGAATAGTTATAGCTAGTCAGAAAATTAAAAGTACAGTGATGTCAAAACCTGTAGGAGAccaattaatttgattttgtcGACTTTTATGGTTCCAGTTACATTAGAGAATGGCACTGTAACCTGGAAAATGTTCTTCCagaattttttaatttaagtcTAATAGTAACTTGCATTCCCTTACAAATACCTTGGGAAGTTAGAGTAAATCAAACAGAAAACCTATTTTTATATCTTAAGGACCGTCAGCATGTTTCCAGTCTCAATTTTGGGGGCATTTGATTGttttaagttgttatttaGTTCAATGTTGTAGGTTGTAGATGTTGATTCGCTAAACACCACAGAGAGCTACAAGCTATATTCCAAGGTTTGTGATCAACCAGAATAGTTCTTATGAAGAAGTCATATTATGTTTCCCTTTATCGGAATGATCTCTTTTGGCAGAGGATAATTGCCAGTAAGATCAAGGAATGTGTGTGCAGAGCGCCTGACATTCCATATGAAGGTTTGTTATTCATCTAGTCTCTCCTAACTTGCAATGGTTCTGGATTATACCATGTCCATCCTATTAGCTATTAACTTGCAATAGTTCATGCCATTTTGCTTTTCAATTGGGTTGTTTGCTCTTTTGTTCTTTAACcatatttttttggttgatATTGAGGCCCATATATAATGATTTATCTTGATTGTGGCCTGTAGGCTCATATATAATCACCTCATAGTGTCCTATATGGACCTCCTGCAAATTTGTTTAAGCGTGAAGATACATACTGGATGAGAGAGTTTAGTTCTTTGACAACTTAATTAGTTGGAGTTTTCAGTTGTCTGGTAGCTTGAATGGCTTATTTGTTTGATGACTTGATTGGTTTTAGTTTTTGATGTCCTCAAGCATAGCAAGTCTCAAGTTTTGCATTAACATTCTCTAATATATGGCGCccttttcttttgtgtttCATCCCTAATGGTCTGTATGTTTCCTATCATATATTAAGTCAGTCGGTATGTTTTCAAGACGATCATAGCTACATTAAGCTTTTATCTTGAAGGTTCTGTATGTGTTGAATTAACAAAATATCTTCTGTTTCAGAAAGCTCATATTCAAACATTCCTATGACCCCTTACGAGCTTCCTGATGGCCAGTGAGtcttattcttttttattatcTTTATAAATACTAAGTTGTTGTCATTATCACTCCCAAAAAGTTAGCCTTCACTAGAAAGTCAACATGCTATGAGTTGCATATGCTCATAAAGTGTAAAAGAGTGTAGATTGACTTTGAGAGTGTCTATGGCAAATAAACAATTCGGTCAATTCCCCTTTTACTTGTCAATGGGGTTACGGTTCTCCTCTTTTGATGTTTCTATAATCATAGTGCACCTCGTCAGGTAGTGATTCCCTTATAACACTCATATCGTATATTGTTGGTTTGATCTTCACTTCTAATATAAAGTTTCTTGATGTTTATAATACATGACAATTAAAATTGGATCGGATAGATTCAAAATCCCTGAATTACTGTTTAACCCATCCTTAGCTCAGGTAATTGCCAAACGTCATCCAATCTTAATGTTGTTTTTtcatgttgttgttgttggtagAATTGGTTGGCTTTTATATTTCAATAGTTTCTAGACTTGTTCCCatttactcttttttttttgtatatgtGAAATTGTCAGACGATTCCTGGtgtggagagttttgcagagATTGCTTCTTCTTTTCGTGGCTTACCTCAAACAGTTAGTGGATTCTTCTGCTGAGTTGTTTCTTACTTGTTCCTTTTCTTGCTCGCCTTGTATTGTTATGAATGTTATCTCATGGTTAACATATCTTATTTGTTCTGTCCAGGTTATAGACTGCATTAACAAGTGTGATGTGGACATCCGTCGTGAATTATTTACTAATATACTGGTAAAAATGCATGAAATTATTATCTTCTTCAACTATGAACAAAAATTAATAGCATGTAACAACATCTGGGtgaaacataatttttttttttagattgaCTGATTGGTGCAAGTTTCCATGGGAAATCTGCAGACCTCGTCTTGGTATTTTAACAAAAGTAGTTGGGTTCATCAATATATCTCAAAAAATTCCCTCCTACATTCTTAAGAGTTTAGACAGTGATCTTGTTTCTTGTTTCATCCGATCCTACAGCTTGCTGGTGGCACAGCATCAATTCAACAATTAAAGGAACGCCTTGAGAAAGACCTTCTGAAGGCAagacttcttccttttttcccCATCAATGTTTGATTGGTGAATTTAAACTCCGTTTACTACTTTGTTTAGATGATTTAGAGGTAACACTAACAGCttcatttccgaaaattctgaACGGGCAATACTTGATTTCTCAAAGTATTCAAATGATGTTATTACTTTATCTGCAGGAGTCTCCCCAAGCTGCTAAAGTTAAAGTGTTGGCAAGTGGAAATGCAACAGAAAGGAAATTCAGGTATCATGCATGTTTCTTGCTCTCCTTCCCTCTCGTTGTTCATTCTGTCACATATTCACAATCTGGCGGTGAGTCACCAATTACCAATCCCCCTTctactacaaaaaaaaaaaaaaactattggaACCTGGTTTTGCTGaaattatttttagtttaataTGATGGAACTCTGTTAAGTTGGGTGGGTTATCACAGTAGCTTAATTTGAACTTGTCTAGATATCTCATGTTGCATACAAACAGTTGTTTTCTGGGTAATATAATCAATCTGTACAAGATATGGAGCTTCCGACCAGGGAATCCTTGATTGGATTGGAAATCCTCTACTTTATGCAGTTTCTCATCTCCTGACATCAAGTTGCTTAAAATGTTGCAGTGTTTGGATAGGCGGCAGTATATTGGCATCTCTTGGTTCATTCCAGCAAAAGTGGTTCTCCAAGGCTGAGTAAGTTCCATGAACTGAAAAGTGTTTGGAAAATTTTCTACAGTACTGTTGTAGTTTTATGCACATAATTTATGTCAGCAGATGTTTTAGAGTTTATGCACTGTTCAGcttgtattgatttttgtgATGGCAATTGACAGGTATGAGGAACATGGGGCTTCTTATGTACACAGAAAGTGTCCTTAATATGTTTTGTCGGGAATGAACTGCAAATAGAAAAGGTTCGTCttgtatatattcatatatattacatattaTAAACATAATTTTACCTTCCTACTTTCAGCTCTCAGTTGCGCTCTATCAAAACGGacattttccaaaaatgtcaaAGCTTTGAGCCAGTGTCCAGTTGTAGATGGAGAAGTACTGTGTTTTTTATTAACCGATTTTTAGCTTATTGACTAGGATTGTTGGTGGTGCTTATTGTTCAACTAGTTTTTAAATATATCTGAAACTCTCCAGTTCTTGTCAGTTTGAATGTTGGCAGTTGTGTTGTTTAAAAATGATAATTTGTAATGACTATAGAGCTTATATTCACTAATCTTCTTTTGAAAATACTAATCACAGTCTGTTTGCATTACTGAGGGCATATATTGTCTGGTTTGTAACCTCAATTGCAGTATAGTACTCGTCAGGTGGAAATAACGAAATGATTTCTTCATTGTGTGGTTTTCTGGCAAACCGTGAATATAGGACGTCGAACTTTTTGCAAGTAGTGAATCCCATTCGGCTTATCTGAACGACTATTAGATTGTGAGTTCATGCTAGGATCTCTGAATTCGGAAGGGTGCAGGAGGATGTTAGGATCATGTTGCATTCTTTTGCGAATGCAAAGGTTGGTTATGTTGGACGGGCTACCAACACTGGCGCATTTTTTTTACCTACTTTTGCTCTTGTCAAGATTGTAATATGGTTTGGGAGGGTATCATTTCTCCACAAAATGagcaatgttctaaaactCGGTCAACTCGGCCGAGTACTCGACGAGTACTCGGTACTCGGCTGGTTACTGAGGCGATTTTGACCTACTCAGTGCCTCTACTCGACGGGAAGAAAATCGGCCGATTATTCGGTCCAACTCGGCCAATTCGGGTCCAAATCGGTCAACTCGGTCAGAAAAAAAGCAagattttagggtttttgGATCTTCCTAGTGAAATGGTTGGAGAGGAATCGGGAGTGGATGGTGGCTTAGAGCCTAGGAGAGGTCCTAGAATCCAAGAAATTAGGAAACTTGATGAGGATGATTTGAGGCATAGTTACATATGCTTGGGATTGTTTGTAAGAATTGAATTTGGTTTGCTTTTATTACTTATGTTATTGTAATAGACTAatggttgtttttattttttagacattattatctcttaaatattgtaatattttatggaatattttttattattttagacattatatattagattatatgttttaaaaataataaaaaatccagaaattagAATCCGAGTACTCCTCTACTCGCTACTCACCGACCGGCCGACCGACTACCGAGTAGCGAGTTTTAGAACCTTGAAAATGAGTGAATCTCACACCTGCGCACTGTACTAAATTAGGCATCTGGTAAAATATTTCGTCATAAACATTTGACGTCGGAGCTCGTTAGCCTTGCAAAGATGTCACTAGCATCACTTGTCTGGAGCATCGTTAGCCTTGGTCGTATGGATGTGAGAGTGAGCCATGGCCTAGTATAGAGCAATTTGCTTGTTAGGATAGGCTAATCGCTTGTTAGGACGTAGCTGTTATCTTCAGGGAACTCCATGGCAAATCTAAAGTCCATTCAGTAAACCCATGTACGCAAGATCAAGCGAACACCAAGTGAGGCAACTTCAAGAAAGAAACCAAGCAATGGTCATATAAGTTGGACAATCTACAAATTCGAAATGTGAATTCATACTCGTGAAGCTATGAACCAGCCCCTTCTCATTTTGCTCGCACCACTCCCATGAACTCATCCAACCAGATGATCTTTTGCTCGCACCACACCACCCTTCAGATCGAACTGTTGACGGTTGAATGCCGACCAATTTAAGCCAAAATTAGGACTAATGAAGTGTGTTGTTACTGCTTTGGTTTATTCCATAGATGATCACAAAGGCATAAATATGATTTAGACCCTTAATTTCTTTACTCAATTTAAGCCTAATTTTATTGCCAACTGGTCACCGTCCTGAAACCTTTTTCTACTACCCTCGAGATCTTGACAAAAAGCAAAGTTTACGACGACAAGGACGGACGCCATAGGTAAGTTTTATCTTGTGCCGGCCAAGTCTTTTATTCTCATTGCCATGGAGGTTCCAAAGTATGAAGTACTTAacagatgaaaaaaaaaaacagtcaaACTTTCTAACATCCCATTCTTCAATCTCTTCTCCATCATCACATGATCGAGTGATCGATTGTAAACCCAGATCGACGAGAAAATGAAACGAGAAACCCAACAAGAATCATCTAAAGACAAAGACGG contains:
- the LOC126798457 gene encoding actin-related protein 4-like isoform X3, which translates into the protein MLVGDEVSAVVIDLGSHTCKAGYAGNDAPTAVFPSVVGSVDEFSGSADGQRDSDKRKGKHNLYVGSEALGYRRDHMEVLPSIKNGVVVDWDAVEGIWDHAFRDCLLVDPKHHPVLLAEPSFNSQQQRERTAELMFENYQVPALFMVNNAVLTSFASGRATSLVVDSGGGSTAVSPVCDGYVLQKFVSSVPIGGEFLSDCLMKSLESKGMTIKPRYSFKRKETRPGEFQVVDVDSLNTTESYKLYSKRIIASKIKECVCRAPDIPYEESSYSNIPMTPYELPDGQTIKIGSDRFKIPELLFNPSLAQTIPGVESFAEIASSFRGLPQTVIDCINKCDVDIRRELFTNILLAGGTASIQQLKERLEKDLLKESPQAAKVKVLASGNATERKFSVWIGGSILASLGSFQQKWFSKAEYEEHGASYVHRKCP